Proteins from one Diorhabda carinulata isolate Delta chromosome 10, icDioCari1.1, whole genome shotgun sequence genomic window:
- the LOC130898845 gene encoding mediator of RNA polymerase II transcription subunit 10, with amino-acid sequence MASSSSLENLETQLEMFIENVRQIHIIVSDFQPQSQNVLNQKLQALVHGLQEVDKLKSQVQDVHVPLEVFDYIDQGRNPQLYTKDCIEKALAKNEQVKGKIDAYRKFKANMLLELSRTFPNELNKYRALRGDE; translated from the exons ATGGCTTCATCGTCttcattagaaaatttagaaactcaattagaaatgtttatcGAAAACGTTCGTCAAATTCATATTATAGTTAGTGATTTTCAACCACAAAGTCAAAATGTTTTGAATCAAAAAct ACAAGCATTGGTACACGGCCTTCAAGAAGTAGACAAATTGAAATCCCAAGTACAAGATGTCCATGTTCCTTTAGAAGTATTTGA ttatatagATCAAGGACGCAATCCTCAACTTTACACAAAAGACTGCATAGAAAAAGCTTTAGCTAAAAATGAACAGGTCAAAGGAAAAATTGATGCTTACAGAAAATTCAAAGCTAATATGTTACTTGAACTTAGTAGAACATTTCCCAATGAGCTAAACAAATATAGAGCATTAAGAGgagatgaataa
- the LOC130898843 gene encoding eukaryotic translation initiation factor 3 subunit E isoform X1, which produces MEKFDLTSVMGQYLDRHLVFPLLEFLSAKGIYNETELLKAKLDILSKTNMIDYAIDIRKQLYPDQEIPEDLKQRRNHVVQQLAELQEEVKPILKIMESEEVMKNMENMRDSKTLISYLSKESKFEIEMIDSLHKLAKYRYDCGNYTVSTSYLYFCMLVLPPNDKNYLSALWGKFASEILYQNWDSALEDLNKLREYIDSSPNQFSGNSLQLLQQRTWLIHWSLFVFFNHVLGRELIIEMFLYRPHYLNAIQTMCPHILRYLATAVIITRSRRSALKDLVKVIQQESYTYRDPITEFLEHLYVNFDFDGARQKLHECQTVLLNDFFLISCLDEFVENARLMIFETFCRIHQCISIGMLAEKLNMNPDEAECWIVNLIRNARLDAKIDSKLGHVVMGAQPLSPYQQLIEKIDSLSVRSETLCSLIDRKLRAKTDIRWGNQDF; this is translated from the exons ATGGAAAAGTTCGACTTAACATCTGTAATGGGTCAATACTTAGACCGGCACTTAGTATTTCCATTGTTAGAATTTTTATCAGCAAAAGGA aTTTATAATGAGACCGAATTACTAAAAGCTAAATTGGATATATTAAGTAAAACAAATATGATAGATTATGCCATCGACATAAGAAAACAATTATATCCTGACCAAGAAATTCCAGAAGATTTGAAGCAAAGGCGTAATCACGTTGTACAGCAGTTGGCCGAATTACAAGAAGAAGTTaaaccaattttgaaaattatggagTCCGAGGAAGTCAtgaaaaacatggaaaatatgAGGGACTCAAAAACTCTCATTAGTTATTTATCTAAAGAATCCAAG tttGAAATCGAAATGATCGATAGTCTTCACAAACTAGCTAAATACAGATACGATTGTGGTAACTATACAGTATCCACATCTTACTTATATTTCTGTATGTTGGTACTACCTCCAAATGATAAGAATTACCTTAGTGCCTTGTGGGGGAAATTTGCGTCTGAAATCTTGTACCAAAATTGGGATTCGGCATTAGAAGACTTGAACAAACTTAGAGAATATATAGATTCCAGCCCCAACCAATTTTCTGGAAACAGTTTGCAGTTATTACAGCAACGAACATGGTTGATCCATTGGTCATTGTTTGTATTCTTCAATCACGTATTAGGACGTGAACTGATTATTGAAATGTTCTTGTACAGACCACACTATCTCAATGCAATACAGACAATGTGTCCgcatattttgagatatttggCAACTGCTGTTATAATTACTAGAAGTAGAAGATCGGCGCTAAAAGATTTGGTGAAAGTTATTCAACAAGAAAGTTACACATACAG ggATCCCATAACAGAATTTTTGGAACATCTCTATGTTAACTTTGATTTTGATGGTGCTCGCCAAAAATTACATGAATGTCAAACAGTATTATTGAATGATTTCTTCCTAATCTCCTGTTTAGACGAATTCGTAGAAAACGCCCGACTAATGATATTCGAGACATTCTGTAGAATCCATCAGTGCATCAGTATAGGCATGTTGGCggaaaaattgaatatgaatCCAGACGAAGCGGAATGCTGGATAGTTAATTTAATTAGAAACGCCAGATTAGACGCTAAAATTGATTCGAAATTGGGGCATGTGGTGATGGGTGCTCAACCCTTGTCTCCATATCAACAACTCATAGAAAAAATCGATTCGCTATCAGTCAGATCAGAAACGCTTTGTTCCCTTATCGATAGGAAGCTCAGAGCAAAGACTGAC ATTCGTTGGGGAAACCAAgatttttga
- the LOC130898843 gene encoding eukaryotic translation initiation factor 3 subunit E isoform X2, whose amino-acid sequence MEKFDLTSVMGQYLDRHLVFPLLEFLSAKGIYNETELLKAKLDILSKTNMIDYAIDIRKQLYPDQEIPEDLKQRRNHVVQQLAELQEEVKPILKIMESEEVMKNMENMRDSKTLISYLSKESKFEIEMIDSLHKLAKYRYDCGNYTVSTSYLYFCMLVLPPNDKNYLSALWGKFASEILYQNWDSALEDLNKLREYIDSSPNQFSGNSLQLLQQRTWLIHWSLFVFFNHVLGRELIIEMFLYRPHYLNAIQTMCPHILRYLATAVIITRSRRSALKDLVKVIQQESYTYRDPITEFLEHLYVNFDFDGARQKLHECQTVLLNDFFLISCLDEFVENARLMIFETFCRIHQCISIGMLAEKLNMNPDEAECWIVNLIRNARLDAKIDSKLGHVVMGAQPLSPYQQLIEKIDSLSVRSETLCSLIDRKLRAKTDVSFNK is encoded by the exons ATGGAAAAGTTCGACTTAACATCTGTAATGGGTCAATACTTAGACCGGCACTTAGTATTTCCATTGTTAGAATTTTTATCAGCAAAAGGA aTTTATAATGAGACCGAATTACTAAAAGCTAAATTGGATATATTAAGTAAAACAAATATGATAGATTATGCCATCGACATAAGAAAACAATTATATCCTGACCAAGAAATTCCAGAAGATTTGAAGCAAAGGCGTAATCACGTTGTACAGCAGTTGGCCGAATTACAAGAAGAAGTTaaaccaattttgaaaattatggagTCCGAGGAAGTCAtgaaaaacatggaaaatatgAGGGACTCAAAAACTCTCATTAGTTATTTATCTAAAGAATCCAAG tttGAAATCGAAATGATCGATAGTCTTCACAAACTAGCTAAATACAGATACGATTGTGGTAACTATACAGTATCCACATCTTACTTATATTTCTGTATGTTGGTACTACCTCCAAATGATAAGAATTACCTTAGTGCCTTGTGGGGGAAATTTGCGTCTGAAATCTTGTACCAAAATTGGGATTCGGCATTAGAAGACTTGAACAAACTTAGAGAATATATAGATTCCAGCCCCAACCAATTTTCTGGAAACAGTTTGCAGTTATTACAGCAACGAACATGGTTGATCCATTGGTCATTGTTTGTATTCTTCAATCACGTATTAGGACGTGAACTGATTATTGAAATGTTCTTGTACAGACCACACTATCTCAATGCAATACAGACAATGTGTCCgcatattttgagatatttggCAACTGCTGTTATAATTACTAGAAGTAGAAGATCGGCGCTAAAAGATTTGGTGAAAGTTATTCAACAAGAAAGTTACACATACAG ggATCCCATAACAGAATTTTTGGAACATCTCTATGTTAACTTTGATTTTGATGGTGCTCGCCAAAAATTACATGAATGTCAAACAGTATTATTGAATGATTTCTTCCTAATCTCCTGTTTAGACGAATTCGTAGAAAACGCCCGACTAATGATATTCGAGACATTCTGTAGAATCCATCAGTGCATCAGTATAGGCATGTTGGCggaaaaattgaatatgaatCCAGACGAAGCGGAATGCTGGATAGTTAATTTAATTAGAAACGCCAGATTAGACGCTAAAATTGATTCGAAATTGGGGCATGTGGTGATGGGTGCTCAACCCTTGTCTCCATATCAACAACTCATAGAAAAAATCGATTCGCTATCAGTCAGATCAGAAACGCTTTGTTCCCTTATCGATAGGAAGCTCAGAGCAAAGACTGACgtaagttttaataaataa
- the LOC130898842 gene encoding excitatory amino acid transporter 1-like, with the protein MAPHHHNFEIIEADNCRRPKSKLKSFLKQNGLTLATMVGVILGTVLGIILKYSKDSWTEREVMYIGFAGQIFLRMLKVLILPLIISSLISAIAGLDLSLSGKIAARAVAYYLTTTFAAVVLGMVVVMVIRPGVGVKVAGVGEGVKRNVSTVDTLLDLVRNMFPPNMAEATIFQTRTVLVPTYDNDTGSYINKIDTEIIQNTNIMGLVVIAAALGIAIAQLGEEAKVIATFFHNLMAVSMKITSWVIFLSPLGIIFLVSSKVLEMEDVGNVMAGLGWYFATVCTGLFVQGFVILPLLYLLLTRKNPIAFILNMSQAVVTAFGTASSSATLPLTIRCLEEKNGVDRRVARFALPIGATINLDGTALYEAVAAIFIAQVREVPLDFGTLVAISLTATAASIGAAGIPQAGLVTMVMVLDTVGLPAEDVTLILAVDWLLDRFRTAINVMGDSFGAGIVYHRSLRELGVLVPTEISSEDPPDYIDGEATTGKSSLTKHEGTSQ; encoded by the exons ATGGCTCCTCACCACCATAACTTCGAGATCATCGAAGCGGATAATTGCCGAAGACCGAAAAgcaaattaaaatcatttttgaagcAAAATGGTTTAACTTTAGCCACGATGGTGGGTGTCATATTAGGTACCGTATTGGGTATCATCTTAAAATATTCTAAAGACTCGTGGACAGAACGTGAAGTAATGTATATAGGATTCGCAGGACAGATATTTCTAAGGATGCTAAAAGTTCTAATCCTACCGTTGATAATATCTTCATTAATCTCAGCTATAGCCGGTTTGGATTTGTCTCTTTCGGGGAAAATAGCCGCAAGAGCCGTGGCGTATTATTTAACGACCACATTTGCCGCCGTAGTTTTGGGTATGGTTGTCGTGATGGTCATAAGACCTGGTGTTGGGGTCAAAGTCGCAGGAGTAGGAGAAGGAGTTAAAAGAAATGTTAGCACCGTGGATACCTTATTAGATTTAGTACG AAACATGTTCCCACCAAATATGGCAGAAGCTACAATATTCCAA aCTAGAACGGTGCTTGTCCCCACTTATGACAACGACACag GTTcctatataaacaaaattgacaCTGAAATCAtccaaaatacaaatataatggGTTTGGTGGTAATAGCAGCCGCTCTTGGTATAGCCATCGCTCAACTTGGAGAAGAAGCCAAAGTTATAGCGACTTTTTTCCACAACTTGATGGCCGTTAGTATGAAAATTACATCTTGGGTAATATTCCTCTCACCATTAGGTATCATCTTTTTGGTTTCTTCTAAAGTACTCGAAATGGAGGATGTTGGTAACGTGATGGCCGGTTTGGGATGGTACTTCGCTACAGTATGTACGGGTTTATTCGTCCAAGGATTTGTGATTCTGCCACTTCTCTATTTATTACTAACTAGGAAGAATCCAATTGCGTTCATTTTGAACATGTCCCAGGCTGTCGTTACAGCATTTGGAACAGCTTCGAG TTCCGCAACGTTGCCGTTAACGATACGTTGTCTGGAAGAGAAGAACGGAGTCGATCGTCGAGTAGCGAGATTCGCACTTCCCATCGGCGCTACTATCAATCTGGACGGTACGGCTTTGTACGAAGCTGTAGCTGCTATCTTTATAGCTCAAGTTCGTGAGGTACCTCTTGATTTCGGAACCTTAGTGGCTATAAGTCTAACTGCAACCGCTGCAAGTATAGGTGCCGCCGGTATTCCTCAAGCTGGTTTAGTAACAATGGTAATGGTACTAGATACCGTAGGTTTGCCTGCGGAAGATGTCACTCTGATCCTTGCCGTCGATTGGTtatt agATCGTTTTAGAACAGCCATAAACGTCATGGGAGATTCATTCGGTGCTGGTATAGTTTACCATAGAAGTCTAAGAGAGTTGGGAGTATTAGTTCCGACTGAAATAAGCTCGGAAGATCCTCCAGATTACATAGACGGCGAAGCCACGACCGGTAAATCGAGTCTCACAAAACACGAAGGAACGTCccaatga
- the LOC130898839 gene encoding transcription initiation factor IIA subunit 1-like gives MSSLLCKNSVVRIYQEVIEDVIAGIRDHFLEDGVDEVVLQELKQTWETKLMSTKAVQEETAEKKKIEHAPSNGFPKVVNNPMPQQTAQQPVQQPVQHLQPTLQHLDKMVPIQITLPPQPGSDGAQRVLTIHVPGSALQGNQLQKVLTGPVITATMGLPANIASSLLQQHVNAAFNSQQQAAAVAIVNKTILQSDGANDDYIDMSDDEIGLPNKTLSRTDRDRELEEMLEDGISIEIILPKNRRKKVKDMNKRTKQEMICQLDGPNDTSDDDEDGSDDDNDDDDLDDDKDEDDQEMEDEGGEEEPLNSEDDVTDDDPSELFDTDNIVVCQYDKIIRNRNRWKFYLKDGIMNLNGADYVFQKANGDAEW, from the exons ATGTCTTCATTGCTTTGTAAAAATTCCGTTGTACGAATTTACCAAGAGGTAATAGAAGATGTTATTGCGGGGATAAGAGACCATTTTTTGGAAGATGGTGTTGACGAAGTGGTTCTTCAAGAATTGAAGCAAACATGGGAGACCAAACTGATGAGCACCAAGGCTGTTCAAGAAGAGACTgctgaaaaaaagaaaattgaacatGCTCCTAGCAACGGTTTTCCTAAAGTTGTTAATAATCCAATGCCTCAACAAACTGCTCAACAACCTGTTCAGCAACCTGTGCAACATCTCCAACCTACACTTCAACATCTGGATAAAATG GTACCTATTCAAATTACTCTACCTCCCCAACCGGGTTCAGATGGAGCACAAAGAGTGTTAACCATTCACGTACCTGGTTCAGCTCTCCAAGGAAACCAATTACAGAAAGTCCTCACTGGACCAGTCATAACGGCTACTATGGGTTTGCCTGCAAATATTGCTTCTTCATTGCTACAACAGCATGTCAATGCCGCTTTTAACAGCCAACAACAAGCAGCAGCTGTAGCTATTGTAAATAAAACTATTCTTCAGAGTGATGGAGCAAACGATGATTATATCGATATGTCAGATGATGAGATTGGATTACCAAACAAAACGTTATCAAGGACTGATAGAGATAGAGAATTAGAGGAAATGTTAGAAGATGGAATTAGTATAGAGATTATTTTACctaaaaatagaagaaagaaaGTTAAAG atATGAATAAAAGAACAAAGCAAGAAATGATTTGCCAGCTGGATGGTCCTAATGATACCTCTGATGATGATGAAGACGGATCTGATGATGATAATGACGATGATGATTTAGACGATGATAAGGATGAAGATGATCAAGAAATGGAAGATGAAG GTGGCGAAGAAGAACCTCTAAATTCCGAAGACGACGTCACAGATGACGACCCCTCGGAGCTATTCGATACCGACAACATCGTTGTGTGTCAATATGACAAAATCATCCGAAATAGAAAtagatggaaattttatttgaagGATGGTATAATGAACCTGAACGGAGCGGATTACGTCTTCCAGAAAGCCAATGGTGATGCGGAGTGGTAG